The following is a genomic window from Rutidosis leptorrhynchoides isolate AG116_Rl617_1_P2 chromosome 8, CSIRO_AGI_Rlap_v1, whole genome shotgun sequence.
ttttaaataaaggttataactaataattattattaaaaatataaatactcaattttagagcaaaatttattattattatattattattatataactatGAGTTTTTtgacgggattaattacgttacatatgtatacaaAATACACGTCTGAATAAATTGTTATAATGTAGacttttatgacaaggaaaataacaactgtggttccacgggtcaataTATTtacgttcatttattctgaccaagttaagtatgtcaatatgtttgtaaaaacaatgacaagtttcttagtacgaatccgtgattccacgggtcattaaattaaatgactttaacatttacgttcacttaatacctaaaacatatcattaaactatttcattaaaacaaacccgtgatttcacgggtcatttcactagagccatttatatttgtaaaaattcaCACAACCGCTCCGATTGTTGGGTTGCCATTTTGATCTATTTTAGGAGTTTCACAAAACTTAACATTTCACAACTAGATATCACATTAAACATTTGAACACATAATTCATTAAGATAAGATCAGTTATACAGACGTCGCATTCATGAGATGAAAAAACTTGTGCTTCtccattttttttaaaaacaaaaacatGCTCTACTTCATTATAACCCTACCTCACTAATTCGGCTGCTAATTTCTAGCATCCTACAAACCTACAACACATTGTTCTCACCATTTACACACACTATGATGTCGAATGTCGCCTACTCCTCGAAGGTGTAGTCGACTTTGTTTCTCGTGCACTCGTTGAACAAGGACTTTCAGACGTATCCGAACTCTCATTATCACTATCTTTTTCTTTGCTCGAAAACAACTTAGATAATATTCTCGATGACATAACCATCCCTTTCGCCTTTTGATTATTACTATTCGCACCATCTTTTATTCTTAAAGAAGCTAATTCCCCTTTTAGTGTCTTGAGTTCTTCACTTGTTGGTGCTGAAGAATCCCATTCTTCTGTATTTGTTGTGGTGGATCTTGACCTTGAGCTTCCGTGGGACCCGACTGGCGGCAGTCCGCCGCCAGTTGTGGTCGCTCGTATCTGCTCAAAGAAAAGGATCTGTACTACGATACGTAACGGGAGTCTTTCGTTTTGAATGGCGTGCATGCACGCGTCGGCTGATAACTTCCTACAATCCATTAATCTGCAAACTCTTTTTCTATCAACCTTGCTGATCCCTGGGTGTTCCTGCAAGTGTCAAAACGGGTCGCTTAAAATGGGTCATATTATATTACACGGTTAATGATGACTAAAACAAAATGAAAAACTTTTGAAAACAAACAATTTACTAGGTTGTATGCTTTAAGATAGACTTTGGGAAATTATTAAACCATTTGACCAAATTGAGATAAAACACAACCAAATCAGTCTATTTACAAGCGAAGGGGGTCAAAATGGGTATCAACCAAATCAGTCTATTTACAAGTGAAGGGGGTCAAAATGGGTACATCTAATCACATGTCAAATACAATGTTGGTTGTGTGATTTACATTAATGTTTAAGTTTACCTTAAGGAACATGTCGATCGCACGATAAATTCCATCATGTGAAGGTCGAGAAAGACTTGAAACCGTATCTGCAAgatcaacgaactttgacaatggCAAATCAGGGTTCTTCGCAATTTCAGCAAGGTAGCAATCGACAAGTTTAGCCACTTTGACTTTATCTGCAGAGTCAACAAATTTGACTTCTAGAAACTCATGTTCATCACCATGGTCAGCAATCTGATCCTGCATCATGAAGTTCTTAACGAGTTCTTGAACCAAATCGACATCAAGATTAACAAGATCAGCAACCGATGCATTTTGCAACTGCTCACCAATTTGTCTCACCAATTCCTTTATTCGTATTGCGTCACCAAGACTCACAAATCCGTGCAGCAATTGAATCAACAAATCACAAGAAACACTATTTCGTTCTTTAGGTAGCAAAAACATAATCATTTCGATTAAAGATTGAATTTTTACATCATCCCCACATGTTTTCCCACCTTTCTTCAACCTCCTATCCATGTAAGCTTTTAAAGATTCGTCGATAACGCTAACACTTACTTTTTTAGTCGCCCGAATCGCAATCATGACTTTTTTATACAAGTCAACCGAAAGATCACACAAATCTTCAACCCACCAATCTTTCGGAACCATAAGTTGTTTCCTGATACCGTTATAAAGCGGCGACTCGTTTCCATTTTCGTTAGGTAGCTTCTTTCTATTATAAGTATACGACCATTCGACTTTAGACGGATCCATGGTAGCTTTCGAAGCTATCGAATCTAAACAACGGGCGACAATTTTCAGATCGGTCGACCAAGGAAGAAAAGATTCGGTTGTTTGAAAAACAATTATCGAATCTTTCCACGTTCGGAATATGCTTGTATCTAAAAAGACTTCGGTTTTGTACACGAGGTTTCCTTTATCTACATTTTCGTTCATTTCTAGATACTCTGCAGCACATCGAGCCGCAACGACGTTGTACGGGTTGAGTGTGACCGTCATACCGTAACAAAACTTCGCACATATCTCAAATGCTCCGGGCCCACCGGGTATATCATGGATGTCAAGTTCGTTCGTgttttgatcactcaaaaccgcgaCCAGTTTCTGCAAACGAGCACTTTTCGACAAAAGGGGAAACTGTATACAAGGTGTTGT
Proteins encoded in this region:
- the LOC139861610 gene encoding phototropic-responsive NPH3 family protein NPY4-like, whose amino-acid sequence is MKFMKLGSKPDLFQSSGEDTRYVAAELATDIIVNVGNIKFYLHKFPLLSKSARLQKLVAVLSDQNTNELDIHDIPGGPGAFEICAKFCYGMTVTLNPYNVVAARCAAEYLEMNENVDKGNLVYKTEVFLDTSIFRTWKDSIIVFQTTESFLPWSTDLKIVARCLDSIASKATMDPSKVEWSYTYNRKKLPNENGNESPLYNGIRKQLMVPKDWWVEDLCDLSVDLYKKVMIAIRATKKVSVSVIDESLKAYMDRRLKKGGKTCGDDVKIQSLIEMIMFLLPKERNSVSCDLLIQLLHGFVSLGDAIRIKELVRQIGEQLQNASVADLVNLDVDLVQELVKNFMMQDQIADHGDEHEFLEVKFVDSADKVKVAKLVDCYLAEIAKNPDLPLSKFVDLADTVSSLSRPSHDGIYRAIDMFLKEHPGISKVDRKRVCRLMDCRKLSADACMHAIQNERLPLRIVVQILFFEQIRATTTGGGLPPVGSHGSSRSRSTTTNTEEWDSSAPTSEELKTLKGELASLRIKDGANSNNQKAKGMVMSSRILSKLFSSKEKDSDNESSDTSESPCSTSARETKSTTPSRSRRHSTS